The following are encoded in a window of Aromatoleum petrolei genomic DNA:
- a CDS encoding formylglycine-generating enzyme family protein, with the protein MLIIVALGASAGAGVQAGVLPKDSADQYELTFWDSVKDSQHASDYEAYLKAYPNGRFAALAKARIERLRAAAPKTDAPAAPKVEAPAPKVEPPPPRTPAAAPPAAERVRPAPAAERPRATPRVAPAAAAAVASLTEIRDCPACPVMVGLPQGDFVMGSNTDDPSERPAHPVTITQAFAIAKYEVTNEQWGACVEAGACPRLGSEGNAPKNAPVRDLSWDDAQQYVKWLAKTSGKPYRLPTEAEWEYAIRGGTTSRYWWGSQMRPGNANCKDCGEPSRADGPASAGSFAANPFGLHDMNGSVWEWVSDCWHSSYKGAPSDGRSWEDADCRVRVIRGGSWREGADYMTSSTRFKYGASVRHSQNGFRVARDLK; encoded by the coding sequence ATGCTCATCATCGTTGCGTTGGGAGCGAGCGCCGGCGCGGGCGTTCAGGCCGGGGTCCTGCCGAAGGACAGTGCCGACCAATACGAACTCACCTTCTGGGATTCGGTGAAGGACAGCCAGCACGCCAGCGATTACGAGGCGTACCTGAAGGCCTACCCGAACGGCCGCTTCGCGGCCCTCGCCAAGGCGCGCATCGAGCGCCTGCGCGCGGCGGCGCCGAAGACCGACGCGCCCGCTGCACCCAAGGTCGAGGCTCCTGCACCGAAGGTCGAACCCCCGCCGCCCAGGACACCCGCTGCTGCTCCGCCCGCGGCCGAACGGGTGCGGCCGGCCCCCGCTGCGGAGCGGCCACGCGCGACGCCGCGGGTCGCGCCGGCAGCCGCTGCCGCCGTGGCGAGCCTGACTGAAATCCGCGACTGTCCGGCCTGTCCCGTCATGGTCGGCTTGCCGCAAGGCGACTTCGTCATGGGCAGCAATACCGACGATCCGTCCGAACGGCCGGCGCATCCGGTGACCATCACGCAGGCGTTCGCGATCGCCAAGTACGAGGTCACCAACGAGCAGTGGGGCGCCTGCGTCGAGGCCGGCGCCTGCCCGCGCCTGGGCAGCGAAGGCAACGCCCCGAAGAACGCGCCGGTGCGCGACCTGAGCTGGGACGACGCGCAGCAGTACGTCAAGTGGCTGGCGAAGACGAGCGGCAAGCCGTATCGTCTGCCGACCGAGGCCGAGTGGGAATATGCAATTCGCGGCGGGACGACGAGCCGCTATTGGTGGGGCAGCCAGATGCGGCCGGGCAATGCGAACTGCAAGGACTGCGGCGAACCGTCGCGCGCCGACGGTCCCGCATCGGCCGGTTCCTTCGCCGCCAACCCGTTCGGCCTGCACGACATGAACGGCAGCGTGTGGGAGTGGGTCAGCGACTGCTGGCACAGCTCCTACAAGGGCGCCCCGTCCGATGGTCGTTCGTGGGAGGACGCGGACTGCCGGGTTCGCGTGATACGCGGCGGCTCGTGGCGGGAAGGGGCCGATTACATGACGTCGTCGACGCGCTTCAAGTACGGTGCGAGCGTCCGGCATTCCCAGAACGGCTTTCGCGTTGCGCGTGACCTGAAGTAG
- a CDS encoding DUF4399 domain-containing protein produces the protein MSREITLAALTMAALTIASAAAAATPSPPNAEAYIVWPPDGATIVGGKFWVRMGLRNMGVAPKGVDMPNVGHHHLLIDTELVTEGEIPSDRNHLHFGAGETEARIELPPGKHTLQMLLGDHRHVPHDPPVYSKKVTIIVP, from the coding sequence ATGTCGAGGGAAATCACTCTTGCCGCGCTGACGATGGCGGCTCTGACCATTGCGTCCGCGGCCGCCGCCGCGACGCCTTCACCGCCGAACGCCGAGGCCTACATCGTCTGGCCGCCTGATGGTGCAACGATCGTCGGTGGCAAGTTCTGGGTGCGGATGGGCCTGCGCAACATGGGCGTTGCGCCGAAAGGGGTGGACATGCCCAACGTCGGACACCACCACCTCCTCATCGACACCGAGCTGGTGACCGAGGGCGAGATTCCCTCGGATCGCAATCACCTGCATTTCGGCGCCGGCGAGACCGAGGCGCGCATCGAACTGCCGCCGGGCAAGCACACGCTGCAGATGCTCCTCGGCGACCACAGGCACGTGCCGCACGACCCGCCCGTGTATTCGAAAAAGGTCACGATCATCGTCCCCTGA
- a CDS encoding DUF4399 domain-containing protein encodes MYKPFVAAIAALLLSDLALAGSTPAPANAYLYIGWPVDGQVMSAGKPFKVWFGLRNMGVAPKGVAFPNTGHHHLLIDTDMPALDHEIPSDRNHLHFGAGETETMLELPPGKHTLQLLMGDDKHVPHNPPVRSRKISITVR; translated from the coding sequence ATGTACAAGCCGTTCGTTGCCGCGATCGCGGCCTTGCTGCTCTCGGATCTGGCGCTCGCCGGCAGCACGCCCGCCCCGGCGAATGCCTATCTCTACATCGGCTGGCCGGTCGACGGCCAAGTCATGTCGGCCGGAAAGCCGTTCAAGGTCTGGTTCGGCCTGCGCAACATGGGGGTCGCGCCGAAGGGGGTGGCCTTCCCCAATACCGGCCATCACCACCTGCTGATCGACACGGACATGCCGGCGCTGGACCACGAGATCCCCTCGGATCGCAACCACCTTCACTTCGGCGCGGGCGAGACCGAGACGATGCTGGAACTCCCGCCCGGCAAGCACACGCTGCAACTGCTGATGGGCGACGACAAGCACGTCCCGCACAACCCGCCCGTCCGTTCGAGAAAGATCAGCATCACCGTACGGTGA
- a CDS encoding acyl-CoA dehydrogenase yields the protein MTDYIAPLRDMHFILRELAGLDAVTVLPGCEEATPDVVEAILDEAGKFAAGVLAPINRAGDEQGCRLEADGRVTTPEGWKEAWQQYVEAGWIGLSLPVEYGGQGLPKLVSTPVWEMWFSTNMAFTMLPQLNVSQAEALRIAASEDLKQTWLLKVVSGEWGSTMNLTEPQAGSDLAATRARAEPAADGTYRVFGQKIFISWGEHELTENIVHLVLARLPDAPAGVKGLSLFLVPKYLLDADGNPGAKNDVRCIAIEHKMGIHGSPTCTMSYGDAGGAVGWLVGEPNRGLETMFIMMNEARFGVGVQGAGLAERAYQLALAYARERVQGRDAITGEAGKPILCHPDVKRMLLSLRARVMAMRALLYTAAAWFDTAHHHPDAAVAGKAQRYVDLLMPVAKGWCTEVGQQACSDAIQVFGGMGFVEETGIAQFARDARIITIYEGTTGIQANDLVGRKILREGGETLFELIAELRATVAELRREAGFGPIADALVENIAVLNETTYWLLAAGKDRFAEVLAGAVPFLHLLGTACGMWQMARLALAARRRIAAGEGDAGYHESLVELARFYAASFAPQAAAHGRTVREAGGALAAFDPLAF from the coding sequence ATGACCGATTACATCGCGCCGCTGCGCGACATGCACTTCATCCTGCGCGAGCTCGCGGGGCTTGACGCCGTCACGGTGCTGCCGGGCTGCGAGGAGGCAACGCCCGACGTCGTCGAGGCGATCCTCGACGAGGCGGGCAAGTTCGCCGCGGGCGTGCTCGCGCCGATCAACCGTGCGGGCGACGAGCAGGGATGCCGGCTGGAGGCGGACGGGCGGGTGACGACTCCCGAGGGCTGGAAGGAGGCTTGGCAGCAGTACGTCGAGGCGGGCTGGATCGGACTGTCGCTGCCGGTCGAATACGGCGGCCAGGGCCTGCCCAAGCTGGTTTCAACGCCCGTGTGGGAGATGTGGTTCTCGACCAACATGGCCTTCACGATGCTGCCGCAGTTGAACGTCAGCCAGGCCGAGGCGCTGCGCATCGCGGCGAGCGAGGACCTGAAGCAGACCTGGCTGCTCAAGGTGGTGAGCGGCGAGTGGGGCAGCACGATGAACCTCACGGAGCCGCAGGCGGGTTCCGATCTCGCGGCGACGCGCGCCCGCGCCGAACCGGCGGCCGACGGCACATACCGCGTCTTCGGCCAGAAGATCTTCATCTCCTGGGGCGAACACGAGCTCACCGAAAACATCGTCCATCTCGTGCTCGCGCGCCTGCCGGACGCCCCGGCGGGGGTGAAGGGGCTGTCGCTCTTTCTCGTGCCGAAGTACCTGCTCGACGCCGACGGAAATCCCGGCGCGAAGAACGACGTGCGCTGCATCGCCATCGAGCACAAGATGGGCATCCACGGCAGCCCGACCTGCACGATGAGCTACGGCGATGCGGGCGGGGCGGTCGGCTGGCTGGTTGGCGAGCCGAATCGCGGGCTGGAAACCATGTTCATCATGATGAACGAGGCGCGCTTCGGCGTCGGCGTGCAGGGCGCGGGGCTGGCCGAGCGCGCCTACCAGCTGGCGCTCGCCTATGCGCGCGAGCGCGTGCAGGGGCGCGACGCGATCACCGGCGAGGCGGGCAAGCCCATCCTGTGCCACCCGGACGTGAAGCGCATGCTGCTGTCGCTGCGCGCGCGTGTGATGGCGATGCGCGCGCTGCTGTACACGGCCGCGGCGTGGTTCGACACCGCGCACCATCACCCGGACGCGGCCGTTGCGGGCAAGGCGCAGCGCTACGTCGACCTGCTGATGCCGGTCGCGAAGGGCTGGTGCACCGAGGTCGGCCAGCAGGCGTGTTCGGACGCGATCCAGGTGTTCGGCGGCATGGGCTTCGTCGAGGAAACCGGCATCGCGCAGTTCGCCCGCGATGCCCGCATCATCACGATCTACGAGGGCACGACCGGCATCCAGGCGAACGATCTCGTCGGGCGCAAGATCCTGCGCGAAGGCGGCGAGACACTGTTCGAACTGATCGCCGAACTGCGCGCGACCGTTGCCGAGTTGCGGCGGGAGGCGGGATTCGGCCCCATCGCCGACGCGCTGGTCGAGAACATCGCCGTGCTCAACGAGACGACATACTGGCTGCTTGCGGCGGGGAAGGACCGCTTTGCCGAGGTCCTGGCCGGGGCGGTGCCCTTCCTGCATCTGCTGGGTACGGCATGCGGCATGTGGCAGATGGCGCGTCTCGCTCTGGCGGCGCGGCGCAGGATCGCGGCCGGGGAGGGCGATGCCGGCTACCACGAGAGCCTGGTCGAACTCGCGCGTTTCTATGCGGCCAGCTTCGCGCCGCAGGCCGCGGCACACGGGCGCACGGTGCGCGAAGCGGGCGGCGCGCTGGCGGCGTTCGACCCGCTCGCCTTCTGA
- a CDS encoding 3-hydroxyacyl-CoA dehydrogenase — MQLEHNTFIITGGASGLGEATARAFHAAGANVVIADLNAAAGERLADELGPRATFHRTDVASETDARGCVELAVQRFGSLQGLVNCAGIGNAAKVLGKDGPHPLDVFARIVNINLVGTFNMIRIAAEAMAQGAANAGGERGVIINTASVAAYDGQIGQAGYAASKGGIVSMTLPIARELARFGIRVVTIAPGLFLTPMMKGLPEDVQKSLGESVPFPPRLGEPAEYAQLARSIVENAMLNGETIRLDGAIRLAPR, encoded by the coding sequence ATGCAACTCGAACACAACACCTTCATCATCACCGGTGGCGCCTCCGGACTCGGCGAAGCCACTGCGCGCGCCTTCCACGCCGCGGGCGCCAACGTCGTCATCGCCGACCTGAACGCGGCAGCAGGCGAGAGGCTCGCCGACGAACTCGGCCCGCGCGCGACCTTCCATCGCACCGACGTCGCCTCGGAGACCGACGCGCGCGGCTGCGTCGAACTCGCCGTGCAACGGTTCGGCAGCCTGCAGGGCCTCGTGAACTGCGCCGGCATCGGCAACGCCGCGAAGGTGCTGGGCAAGGACGGCCCGCATCCGCTCGACGTCTTCGCCCGCATCGTGAATATCAACCTGGTGGGCACCTTCAACATGATCCGCATCGCCGCGGAGGCGATGGCGCAGGGCGCGGCGAACGCCGGCGGCGAGCGCGGCGTGATCATCAACACCGCCTCGGTGGCCGCCTACGACGGTCAGATCGGGCAGGCCGGCTACGCGGCGTCGAAGGGCGGCATCGTGTCGATGACGCTGCCGATCGCGCGCGAGCTGGCGCGCTTCGGCATCCGCGTCGTCACGATCGCACCGGGTCTGTTCCTGACGCCGATGATGAAGGGGTTGCCCGAGGACGTGCAGAAGTCGCTCGGGGAGTCCGTGCCCTTCCCGCCGCGGCTGGGCGAGCCGGCCGAATACGCGCAGCTGGCACGCTCGATCGTGGAGAATGCGATGCTCAACGGCGAGACGATCCGCCTCGACGGTGCGATCCGGCTCGCGCCGCGGTGA
- a CDS encoding thiolase family protein encodes MSNPYTASEAAAQARAYDDIWLVAGQRTPFADYNGPLRDVSPTDLGIFAARALFERSGIPAGEVDAIVAGNMAQASFDAYFLPRHIGLYAGVNPAVPALLVQRLCGTGFETILAAADQISLGKAKVALCVGTESMSRNPIAAYTHRAGFRMGQLDFRDFLWEATKDTAPGDSMGDTAENLAKRYGISREEVDHFAAQSFVRACSAWESGYFADEVASVVNSNWVLPGYNPRALKLADRAECVDRDGHVRPTSLETLQKLKPAFGGVQTGGNSSAIVDGAAAVIVAHGDWVRAHGVKPLARIVAGASVAVPPEIMGIGPAPAIRVAAARAGLKVGDLGRVEINEAFGAQYLACEKELGLDRDKTNVHGGAIAIGHPLGASGVRLTTTVARELREAGLQFGVSSACCGGGQGVAIVVENAA; translated from the coding sequence ATGAGCAATCCATACACCGCATCCGAAGCCGCCGCGCAAGCGCGCGCCTACGACGACATCTGGCTGGTGGCAGGGCAGCGCACGCCCTTCGCCGATTACAACGGCCCGCTGCGCGACGTGTCGCCGACCGATCTCGGCATCTTCGCGGCGCGCGCGCTGTTCGAGCGCAGCGGCATCCCGGCCGGCGAGGTCGATGCGATCGTCGCCGGCAACATGGCGCAGGCGAGCTTCGACGCCTACTTCCTGCCGCGCCACATCGGCCTGTATGCGGGGGTAAATCCGGCCGTGCCGGCGCTGCTAGTGCAGCGCCTGTGCGGCACCGGTTTCGAAACCATCCTCGCCGCGGCCGACCAGATTTCGCTCGGCAAGGCGAAGGTCGCATTGTGCGTGGGTACCGAGTCGATGTCGCGCAACCCGATCGCCGCCTACACGCACCGCGCGGGCTTCCGCATGGGGCAGCTCGACTTCCGCGATTTCCTGTGGGAAGCGACCAAGGACACCGCGCCGGGCGACAGCATGGGCGACACCGCCGAGAACCTTGCCAAGCGCTACGGCATCTCGCGCGAGGAGGTCGATCACTTCGCCGCGCAGAGTTTCGTGCGCGCCTGCTCGGCATGGGAGTCGGGCTACTTCGCCGACGAGGTCGCATCCGTGGTGAATTCGAACTGGGTGCTCCCGGGCTATAACCCGCGCGCCTTGAAGCTCGCCGATCGCGCCGAGTGCGTGGACCGCGACGGTCACGTGCGACCGACTTCGCTGGAAACCCTGCAAAAGCTGAAGCCGGCCTTCGGTGGCGTGCAGACCGGCGGCAATAGCTCGGCGATCGTCGATGGCGCAGCGGCGGTGATCGTCGCGCACGGCGACTGGGTGCGGGCGCATGGCGTGAAGCCGCTGGCGCGCATCGTCGCCGGCGCCTCGGTCGCGGTGCCGCCGGAGATCATGGGCATCGGCCCGGCGCCGGCCATTCGCGTGGCCGCGGCGCGAGCCGGACTGAAGGTGGGCGATCTGGGGCGCGTCGAGATCAACGAGGCCTTCGGTGCGCAGTACCTCGCGTGCGAGAAGGAGCTCGGGCTCGACCGCGACAAGACCAACGTGCATGGCGGCGCGATCGCGATCGGGCATCCGCTCGGCGCGTCGGGCGTGCGCCTGACGACGACAGTGGCGCGCGAGCTGCGCGAGGCCGGCCTGCAGTTCGGCGTGTCGTCGGCTTGCTGCGGCGGCGGGCAGGGCGTGGCGATCGTCGTCGAGAATGCGGCTTGA
- a CDS encoding crotonase/enoyl-CoA hydratase family protein gives MSEELVRTSFEDNIYTVMLARPAKRNAISDRLLSAIDAAFAAVPEGTRVIVLGGEGEHFCAGLDLTEHQHRDPFGVMQHSRGWHRVFDSIQNGGIPVVAALHGAVIGGGLELATSAHVRVAEPNTIYQLPEGRHGIFVGGGASVRVAKIIGAGRMCEMMLTGRILESDEGQRLGLSHYLVGPGEALAKAQQLARRIAENAPMANWAMVSAVQRIDNLSSDDGFFVESLTAALTQTSPEVAERIGHFLQRKGLGPQR, from the coding sequence ATGAGCGAAGAACTGGTAAGAACCTCGTTTGAGGACAACATCTATACGGTGATGCTGGCGCGGCCCGCGAAGCGCAACGCGATCAGCGACCGCCTCCTGAGTGCCATCGACGCCGCCTTCGCGGCCGTGCCTGAAGGCACGCGCGTGATCGTGCTGGGCGGCGAGGGCGAGCATTTCTGCGCCGGGCTGGATCTCACCGAGCACCAGCATCGCGACCCCTTCGGCGTGATGCAGCACTCGCGCGGATGGCATCGCGTGTTCGACAGCATCCAGAACGGCGGCATCCCGGTCGTCGCGGCGCTGCACGGCGCGGTGATCGGCGGCGGGCTGGAGCTGGCGACCTCGGCCCACGTGCGGGTCGCGGAACCGAACACGATCTATCAGTTGCCGGAAGGCCGACACGGCATCTTCGTCGGCGGCGGGGCATCGGTGCGCGTCGCGAAGATCATCGGCGCGGGGCGCATGTGCGAAATGATGCTGACCGGGCGCATCCTCGAATCCGACGAGGGCCAGCGCCTCGGCCTGTCGCACTACCTCGTCGGCCCCGGCGAGGCGCTGGCGAAGGCGCAGCAGCTCGCGCGCCGCATCGCCGAGAACGCGCCGATGGCGAACTGGGCGATGGTCAGCGCCGTACAGCGCATCGACAACCTGTCGAGCGACGACGGTTTCTTCGTCGAATCGCTGACCGCCGCATTGACACAGACCAGCCCGGAAGTCGCCGAGCGCATCGGGCACTTCCTGCAACGCAAGGGACTGGGACCGCAGCGATGA
- a CDS encoding feruloyl-CoA synthase, whose amino-acid sequence MSTRNEIDAMFARPVVNIEERPDGSRVLRSGITLPQTYARCVGEWLEHWAREAPERVFLAERNAAGEWDRVTYGEARRRVVAIATWLLGQNLSAERPVVILSDNSIEHALLMYAAMHIGVPSCAISTGNSLMSKDFAKLKGNIELMRPGVIYADEVGRFAAAIEAVRPLHDGVVLAGRRSGQVAGCVAFADIEASGGKRSGDEAAVMRAFDRITPDTIAKFLFTSGSVGTPKAVINTQRMLCASQLAKELVWPFLRDEPPVLVDWLPWSHTFGSNHNLNMVLRCGGSLYIDDGKPVPALLGKTLRNLKEVSPTIYFSVPRAYDMLVPELRRDAELRNAFFGRLKLIFYAGAALPQHLWAELENLSEESIGRRVAMVSSWGSTETAPLATDCHFQAVRSGVIGVPVPGVELKLVPSADKLEVRVRGPNVFPGYWKQPELTAKSFDEEGFYLIGDAVEFVDPARPEEGLLFDGRVGEDFKLLTGTWVHVGALRVKGIDALKPVAQDIVVTGHDRDEIGFLVFPNVSECRSLCPGLPANAPVEQVLANPAVLARVRLGMTALTQGGGGSSTVPTRALLMAEPPSVEAGEITDKGYINQRAVLARRADLVAVLYAEMPDKAVITA is encoded by the coding sequence ATGAGCACACGCAACGAGATCGACGCGATGTTCGCGCGCCCGGTCGTGAATATCGAGGAAAGGCCCGATGGAAGCCGGGTCCTGCGGTCGGGCATCACGCTGCCTCAGACCTACGCGCGCTGCGTCGGCGAGTGGCTGGAGCACTGGGCGCGGGAGGCGCCGGAGCGCGTCTTCCTCGCCGAGCGCAACGCGGCGGGCGAGTGGGACAGGGTCACCTACGGCGAGGCGCGCCGGCGCGTGGTCGCGATCGCGACCTGGCTGCTGGGGCAGAACCTGTCCGCCGAGCGGCCGGTGGTGATCCTGTCCGACAATTCCATCGAGCATGCGCTGCTGATGTACGCGGCGATGCACATCGGCGTGCCTTCGTGCGCGATCTCGACGGGCAACTCGCTGATGTCGAAGGACTTCGCCAAGCTCAAGGGCAACATCGAGCTGATGCGCCCCGGCGTGATCTATGCCGACGAGGTTGGGCGCTTCGCGGCGGCGATCGAAGCGGTTCGGCCGTTGCACGACGGTGTGGTCCTCGCGGGCCGCCGGAGTGGACAGGTGGCCGGTTGCGTCGCCTTCGCGGACATCGAGGCGAGTGGTGGCAAGAGAAGCGGCGACGAGGCCGCGGTGATGCGTGCCTTCGATCGCATCACGCCCGACACGATCGCCAAGTTCCTCTTCACGTCCGGTTCGGTCGGTACGCCCAAGGCGGTCATCAACACGCAGCGCATGCTGTGCGCGAGCCAGTTGGCGAAGGAACTGGTGTGGCCCTTCCTCAGGGACGAGCCCCCGGTGCTGGTGGACTGGCTGCCGTGGAGCCATACCTTCGGCAGCAATCACAACCTGAACATGGTGCTGCGCTGCGGCGGCAGCCTCTACATCGATGACGGCAAGCCGGTGCCGGCGCTGCTGGGCAAGACCTTGCGCAACCTCAAGGAGGTGTCGCCGACGATTTACTTCAGCGTGCCGCGCGCCTACGACATGCTGGTGCCCGAACTGCGTCGCGACGCCGAACTGCGCAACGCCTTCTTCGGGCGCCTGAAGCTGATCTTCTACGCCGGCGCGGCGCTGCCGCAGCACCTGTGGGCGGAGCTGGAGAACCTGTCGGAGGAATCCATCGGCCGCCGCGTTGCGATGGTGTCGTCGTGGGGTTCGACCGAGACCGCGCCGCTCGCGACCGACTGCCATTTCCAGGCGGTGCGCTCGGGGGTGATCGGCGTGCCGGTGCCGGGCGTCGAACTGAAGCTGGTGCCGAGCGCGGACAAACTGGAAGTGCGCGTGCGCGGTCCGAACGTGTTCCCCGGCTACTGGAAGCAGCCCGAGCTCACGGCGAAGTCCTTCGACGAGGAAGGCTTCTACCTGATCGGCGATGCGGTCGAGTTCGTCGATCCGGCGCGGCCCGAAGAGGGGCTGCTGTTCGACGGCCGTGTGGGCGAGGACTTCAAGCTGCTGACGGGTACCTGGGTGCACGTGGGCGCGCTGCGCGTGAAGGGGATCGACGCGCTGAAGCCCGTCGCCCAGGACATCGTCGTAACCGGCCACGACCGCGACGAGATCGGCTTCCTGGTCTTCCCGAACGTCTCCGAGTGCCGCTCGCTGTGCCCCGGCCTGCCGGCCAATGCGCCGGTGGAGCAGGTGCTGGCAAATCCGGCGGTGCTGGCACGGGTGCGCCTGGGCATGACTGCGCTGACGCAGGGCGGGGGCGGATCCTCGACGGTGCCGACGCGGGCGCTGCTGATGGCCGAACCGCCGTCGGTGGAGGCGGGCGAGATCACCGACAAGGGCTACATCAACCAGCGTGCGGTGTTGGCACGGCGCGCGGATCTTGTCGCGGTGCTGTACGCCGAGATGCCGGACAAGGCAGTCATCACCGCGTGA
- a CDS encoding ABC transporter substrate-binding protein, giving the protein MQVKKLAVLCSLAAASYVSPALADITIGISLSATGPGASLGIPEKNVFALLPTQIGNEKVNFVVLDDATDPTMATKNARKLVTEDKVDVLIGSSTTPATAAIAEVASESATPQVTISPVSLPAERNKWVFRTPQQNSVMAAALVGHMKQNGVKTLGFIGFSDAYGEDWLTSVMGKAEAAGIKLVATERYARADTSVSGQVLKLMSARPDAILVVGSGSPAALPQTTLVERGYRGQVYQTHAVANQAFLKVAGKAADGVIIPVGPVVVVDQIADSHPSKTIGKSLVTKYEEKYGAGSFSSFAGHAFDAWRLIEQAVPVALKSAKPGTPEFRTALRDALEGNREVVASHGVYNMNANDHFGLDERSHVLVKIDSGNYRLIK; this is encoded by the coding sequence ATGCAGGTCAAGAAACTCGCAGTGCTGTGCTCGCTGGCCGCCGCCTCGTACGTTTCGCCGGCGCTGGCCGACATCACGATCGGCATCTCGCTGTCGGCGACGGGGCCGGGCGCCTCGCTGGGGATTCCCGAGAAGAACGTGTTTGCGCTGCTGCCGACGCAGATCGGCAACGAGAAGGTCAATTTCGTCGTGCTCGACGATGCCACCGATCCGACGATGGCGACGAAGAACGCGCGCAAGCTGGTGACCGAGGACAAGGTGGACGTGCTGATCGGTTCCTCGACGACGCCGGCGACCGCTGCGATCGCCGAGGTGGCCAGCGAGAGCGCCACGCCGCAGGTCACGATCAGTCCCGTATCGCTGCCGGCCGAGCGCAACAAGTGGGTGTTCCGCACCCCGCAGCAGAACAGCGTGATGGCCGCGGCGTTGGTCGGCCACATGAAGCAGAACGGCGTGAAAACGCTCGGCTTCATCGGTTTCTCGGACGCGTATGGCGAGGACTGGCTGACGTCGGTGATGGGCAAGGCGGAGGCGGCTGGCATCAAGCTCGTTGCGACCGAACGCTATGCGCGTGCGGACACCTCGGTGAGCGGCCAGGTGCTGAAGCTGATGTCGGCGCGACCCGACGCGATCCTGGTCGTCGGTTCGGGTAGCCCCGCCGCGCTGCCGCAGACCACGCTGGTCGAGCGCGGTTACAGGGGGCAGGTGTATCAGACGCACGCGGTCGCCAACCAGGCCTTTCTCAAGGTCGCGGGCAAGGCGGCCGACGGCGTGATCATCCCGGTTGGGCCGGTGGTGGTGGTGGATCAGATTGCCGATTCGCATCCGTCCAAGACGATCGGCAAGAGTCTCGTGACGAAGTACGAGGAGAAGTACGGCGCCGGCTCGTTCTCGTCCTTTGCAGGTCATGCCTTCGACGCGTGGCGGCTGATCGAGCAGGCGGTACCGGTCGCGCTGAAGAGCGCCAAGCCGGGTACGCCGGAGTTCCGCACGGCCCTGCGCGACGCGCTCGAGGGGAACAGGGAAGTCGTCGCGAGCCACGGCGTCTACAACATGAACGCCAACGACCATTTCGGCCTGGACGAGCGCTCGCACGTGCTGGTGAAGATCGACAGCGGCAATTACCGGCTGATCAAGTAA
- a CDS encoding TetR/AcrR family transcriptional regulator, which translates to MTSAPAAAHDDPQPSPTEAEILRLSREEPGLGQAAVAERLRRTGLTISPSGVRYIWQKHGLETTAKRLQALVDATPEGLATLTDNQRELLERGTLSTQLAICASDGSGDHDEPRDRRQIILDAAAELFSEQGYDRSSIRDIARKVGLLPGSVYHHFASKDELYLAVHHEGFQRVMHTITKEIEALSDPWARLRRACEVHVTQMIEGPAVERITGHNLALVGNQELLAKIQPAREAYEQLFRDLVNALPLAAGTDRSLLRLFLLGGMNWVYLWYREGRRTPQQIAEAMVEMVRRGVAPP; encoded by the coding sequence ATGACCTCCGCCCCGGCCGCCGCCCACGACGATCCGCAGCCCTCCCCGACCGAGGCCGAGATCCTGCGGCTGTCGCGGGAGGAACCCGGGCTCGGGCAGGCCGCCGTTGCCGAACGCCTGCGCCGCACCGGACTGACGATCTCGCCTTCCGGCGTGCGCTACATCTGGCAGAAGCACGGCCTCGAGACCACCGCCAAGCGCCTGCAGGCCCTCGTGGACGCCACCCCCGAGGGCCTCGCCACCCTCACCGACAACCAGCGCGAGCTCCTCGAACGCGGCACGCTCAGCACCCAACTGGCGATATGCGCCAGCGACGGTTCGGGCGACCATGACGAACCGCGCGACCGCCGCCAGATCATCCTCGACGCCGCCGCCGAACTCTTCTCCGAGCAGGGCTACGACCGCAGTTCGATCCGCGACATCGCGCGCAAGGTCGGGCTGCTGCCCGGCTCCGTCTACCATCACTTCGCGTCCAAGGACGAGCTCTACCTCGCCGTCCACCACGAAGGTTTCCAGCGCGTCATGCACACGATCACCAAGGAGATCGAGGCCCTTTCCGACCCTTGGGCGCGACTACGCCGCGCCTGCGAGGTGCACGTCACCCAGATGATCGAAGGCCCGGCGGTCGAGCGCATCACCGGGCACAACCTCGCACTCGTCGGCAACCAGGAACTCCTCGCGAAGATTCAGCCGGCGCGCGAAGCCTACGAACAACTATTCCGCGACCTGGTCAACGCCCTGCCCCTCGCAGCCGGCACGGACCGCTCGCTGCTGCGCCTGTTCCTGCTCGGCGGCATGAACTGGGTCTACCTGTGGTATCGCGAAGGCCGCCGCACCCCGCAGCAGATCGCCGAGGCGATGGTCGAGATGGTCCGCCGCGGCGTCGCGCCGCCCTGA